The Branchiostoma lanceolatum isolate klBraLanc5 chromosome 10, klBraLanc5.hap2, whole genome shotgun sequence genome has a window encoding:
- the LOC136443305 gene encoding RNA polymerase II subunit A C-terminal domain phosphatase SSU72-like translates to MADLNIAVVCSSNQNRSMEAHAFLSKKGFQVKSFGTGAQVKLPGPAPDKPNVYDFGTTYDQMHKDLTQKDLTLYTQNGILHMLDRNRRIKPRPERFQSAKERFDIVVTCEERVYDQVVEDLETRDSGADAPVHVINIDIQDNHEEATIGAFLICDLCQMLQDSDDLENDMDEILQAFEEKCNRPILHTVSFY, encoded by the exons ATGGCAGACCTGAATATCGCCGTCGTCTGCTCCAGTAACCAGAACAGGAGTATGGAGGCGCACGCCTTCCTCAG CAAAAAAGGCTTCCAGGTCAAATCCTTCGGGACCGGTGCCCAGGTCAAGCTGCCCGGCCCCGCACCGGACAAACCCAACGTCTACGACTTCGGCACGACCTACGACCAGATGCACAAGGACCTCACGCAGAAAGACCTCACACT ATACACACAGAACGGCATCCTGCACATGCTGGACCGCAACAGGAGAATCAAGCCGCGGCCGGAGAGGTTCCAGTCCGCCAAGGAGAGGTTCGACATCGTCGTCACGTGCGAGGAGAGGGTCTACGACCAGGTCGTGGAAG ATCTCGAGACCAGAGACTCCGGAGCGGACGCGCCTGTTCACGTCATCAACATCGACATCCAGGATAATCACGAGGAGGCCACGATAGGCGCCTTCCTTATATGTGACCTCTGTCAAATG CTGCAAGACTCGGATGACCTTGAAAACGACATGGACGAAATCCTACAGGCCTTCGAGGAAAAGTGCAATCGGCCCATCCTGCACACAGTGTCCTTCTACTGA